The genomic window TCCGAAGTTGTAGTTCGGTAACAAGTCTTTcgcttccatttcttcttcccaccttttctctctctctctctctctctctctctctctctctctctctctctctctctaccgTCCTTCTAGGGTTTCTTTGATCACATTCAAATTTGTCGCCTTTAATCTCAATCCTGTAAGAATCAGAGGATATGGATTCCAATTGGATCAATTGTCCCTCTGTTTTCtcctcatcctcttcttcttccagaCGCTGTCAATCCCGATCAGGTTCGCGCgtctatttttcttgttaggATTCAAGTGGTGTTTGTTCTTAGGCTTTGGTCATGAGATTgatcttttgaagttttttggTGGCAGACTTGTATTTAGGAGGAGGGTACGAGGATCTTGAAGGAGAAGACGATTTGAAGGCAGAGTTTATATGCCCTTTTTGCGCTGAAGATTTTGACATTGTTGGGCTTTGTTGTCACATTGATGAAGAACATCCTGTTGAAGCCAAGAATGGGGTAATTATAATTGATCATCTATCAAACCCTGCTTTAGCTTTAGGATAGATATCTTGATGCTTTGTTTGATTCTTAGGTTGATCAGTTCTTTGCCTTAGTTGTGATCCAATGCTGCAATTTCTGGTTTATAGTTAGAAAAATTGAACATgttggaatattttttttttctgttcttcgTGATGATGAACTGTTCTCTGGCTAcctctgttgtttcttcttatcaGATGAGCACTGTAATCCATTTAGCAGCCTTGTGAATCCAATCTTGGAATATTTCGTTTATTCGGTCGGTAACATTAGTGATCTTTTCATGATCCAGACTGCTACTTTTTTTAGCTACATCTCTGTTTCCTCTTAAACGTGGACTTAAAAatgtgttctttgttttttccagGTCTGTCCTGTATGCACTAAGAGGGTGGGATTGGATATCGTTGGCCATATTACGACGCAACATGCGAATTTCTTTAAGATATCCTTTCACATTTCGACATCttgatatttgttatttccaaTATTTGATGCTTAGTCTGTGAATAGCTTGGTTCTTTATTTAGTACACAATCATGTTGGTAGAACTTGTGTTTATTCCTTGATGAGAGGTTTTACGTACAGCGAAGGAGAAGGTTGCGAAGAGGAGGATATAGCTCTACCTATCTCGCCTTGAAAAAGGAACTCCGGGAAGCAAACCTACAGTCTCTTCTTGGTGGATCTTCAAGTTTCACTTCTTCAACCAATATCGATTCTGATCCGTTGCTGTCATCCTTTATGTTTAATTCTCCTTCAGTGAACCAGTCTGCAAACAAATCTGCTACACCTGTGACTGTAGGAAACGCGGCTACAAAAGTCTCGATTAAGGAATCTCTCAAAAGGTATAATACGTCTATTGAACTCCTGGTGCGAAGGAAGATATCATAGAGCTTGTTTCTCACTTGGTATCTGGCTTTCATTTATGCAGAGACATTCAAGAAGCTCCACTTTCAGGTGAAGATCAGGAGAAGGCGAAAAAGAGTGAGTTTGTGCGAGGCTTGTTGTTGTCAACCATGCTTGAAGACGATTTCTAATTTCTCGTTATAAATCCATTGCCTTGTTGTGGTTGGTGCATGAGACTTGAGGATCTCAGGTTGGAATTGTTAGGAGTGGTTTCAATGTATGATGCAAAATATTGTAAGTTATAAGAGGATGCAGAGTTGCATCCATATATAATTGTCATTTGTACCTTGGAACCTTTATGTGCATAACCGGAAACAGAGTACTTTCCTTTCATTGAGACtttcatatattcaaaatagtaaaaaagtTGTTGGAGTCGAAAGTTTGCTGACTCAAATAAAAAGTTAGTACGTTTTGGTTAGAGCCAAAATAAATTCTGTTTTCTTGGCGTTTTCGTATTATCTTTGGTCCGCTTTTTGGGTTATGTTTGGAAGATTGATAACTGATAAGTCACTGATAACCAAGAGATTAAGCTTTGAAGCTTGATAAGagataattcaaataaaatttctggaaaaatgaaactatctctcctttttattattaatggCTTGTGGAAAACTgctgaaacaaaatttctttgtttacacATGAATGAAGAAATGAACCTGTACAGATTTCTTATCTCAGAATATgcaaacaacataaaaatagGAAACCAGAATAACCGAAAGGAACATGTATGATCTAAAGACAATGTGGTTTACTTGAGGAAAGAATCTGACCTTCTCTAACTCCACAAAATATGAAATGATTGATGAATTGAA from Arabidopsis thaliana chromosome 3, partial sequence includes these protein-coding regions:
- a CDS encoding Drought-responsive family protein (Drought-responsive family protein; CONTAINS InterPro DOMAIN/s: Drought induced 19/ RING finger protein 114 (InterPro:IPR008598); BEST Arabidopsis thaliana protein match is: Drought-responsive family protein (TAIR:AT5G49230.1); Has 246 Blast hits to 246 proteins in 23 species: Archae - 0; Bacteria - 0; Metazoa - 6; Fungi - 0; Plants - 240; Viruses - 0; Other Eukaryotes - 0 (source: NCBI BLink).), which translates into the protein MDSNWINCPSVFSSSSSSSRRCQSRSDLYLGGGYEDLEGEDDLKAEFICPFCAEDFDIVGLCCHIDEEHPVEAKNGVCPVCTKRVGLDIVGHITTQHANFFKVQRRRRLRRGGYSSTYLALKKELREANLQSLLGGSSSFTSSTNIDSDPLLSSFMFNSPSVNQSANKSATPVTVGNAATKVSIKESLKRDIQEAPLSGEDQEKAKKSEFVRGLLLSTMLEDDF
- a CDS encoding Drought-responsive family protein (Drought-responsive family protein; INVOLVED IN: response to water deprivation; EXPRESSED IN: 24 plant structures; EXPRESSED DURING: 15 growth stages; CONTAINS InterPro DOMAIN/s: Drought induced 19/ RING finger protein 114 (InterPro:IPR008598); BEST Arabidopsis thaliana protein match is: Drought-responsive family protein (TAIR:AT5G49230.1); Has 224 Blast hits to 224 proteins in 20 species: Archae - 0; Bacteria - 0; Metazoa - 0; Fungi - 0; Plants - 224; Viruses - 0; Other Eukaryotes - 0 (source: NCBI BLink).), whose amino-acid sequence is MDSNWINCPSVFSSSSSSSRRCQSRSDLYLGGGYEDLEGEDDLKAEFICPFCAEDFDIVGLCCHIDEEHPVEAKNGVDQFFALVVIQCCNFWFIPCESNLGIFRLFGRSVLYALRGRRLRRGGYSSTYLALKKELREANLQSLLGGSSSFTSSTNIDSDPLLSSFMFNSPSVNQSANKSATPVTVGNAATKVSIKESLKRDIQEAPLSGEDQEKAKKSEFVRGLLLSTMLEDDF